The following proteins come from a genomic window of Enterococcus gilvus ATCC BAA-350:
- a CDS encoding helix-turn-helix domain-containing protein: MERKDFFESLFDRKTFYQRRMLLLLNSTNGRWVSSEWLGDQLGLSKRTTLNTINDLANQVAVFRPDQFTFELSKSRGVSLNVENDADIYELITFIVKQCATVGMLESLLTEEFESVKSYAMRHFISESTVRRDLNKIQELLANYSIEIGRERAKLLGEEHQIRMFMGIFYWSVYRGSSWPFKYVDERLMETFVEDLLNNEATVYPKIPLGHKKQMAYLFAEATIRTRKGNFVQMTPAFAKSLKQSFLYPCFERRIGELHGIVNDKHSEIPFFFAAWLVLPETMDILKKEILARSLAKLADEKGPIYLATDLMMTRFQEVFRPIEEEEQVRFRAYVTGSHYFAYYFKGFNTDVTGNTYRHTFFKRYPKLVAKTRRFITDLYRESRNPIFLEVDYLLISYLRNIFFLDEPCQYEVPIHVMIESDMSGLLMEKFIQQINGYFSYLYNLKFHDVFDCHELPVDVLLTTGNMAELCRVYPDAETVVVSKALSIVDMSRINDVLEGVSVKKYGDDC, from the coding sequence ATGGAACGAAAAGATTTTTTTGAAAGCTTATTTGATCGGAAGACCTTTTACCAGCGCCGCATGCTGTTATTACTGAATTCGACGAACGGTCGGTGGGTGTCTAGCGAATGGCTTGGGGATCAATTGGGACTGAGTAAGCGCACGACCTTAAATACGATCAATGATCTGGCGAATCAAGTCGCAGTGTTTCGGCCGGATCAATTCACATTTGAACTCTCGAAAAGTCGAGGGGTCTCGTTGAATGTAGAAAATGACGCAGACATCTATGAATTGATCACATTCATAGTGAAGCAATGCGCAACAGTCGGTATGCTGGAGTCGCTGCTGACGGAGGAATTTGAGAGCGTCAAAAGTTACGCGATGCGTCACTTCATCAGTGAGTCGACCGTTCGCAGAGATTTAAACAAGATCCAAGAACTGTTGGCAAATTATTCCATAGAAATTGGTCGGGAGCGTGCGAAGCTGCTGGGGGAAGAACATCAGATCCGTATGTTTATGGGAATCTTTTATTGGAGCGTCTACCGAGGAAGTTCTTGGCCCTTCAAGTATGTCGATGAACGCCTGATGGAAACGTTCGTTGAGGATTTGCTCAACAACGAAGCAACTGTTTATCCGAAGATTCCGCTAGGGCATAAGAAACAAATGGCGTATCTATTTGCGGAAGCGACGATCCGCACGCGAAAAGGAAACTTTGTTCAGATGACCCCAGCGTTTGCGAAGTCGCTGAAGCAAAGCTTTTTATATCCTTGTTTTGAAAGAAGAATCGGAGAGCTTCACGGAATCGTCAACGACAAGCATTCAGAGATTCCGTTCTTTTTTGCCGCATGGCTGGTGCTCCCGGAAACGATGGACATTTTAAAAAAGGAGATTTTGGCCCGTTCATTGGCGAAACTGGCAGATGAAAAAGGACCGATCTATTTAGCCACTGATCTCATGATGACACGGTTTCAAGAGGTCTTTCGTCCGATCGAGGAAGAGGAACAGGTTCGATTTCGAGCTTATGTCACAGGAAGTCATTATTTTGCCTACTATTTTAAAGGCTTCAACACGGACGTTACGGGCAACACGTATCGGCATACTTTTTTTAAACGGTACCCGAAGCTCGTTGCGAAGACGAGGCGTTTTATCACGGATCTCTATAGGGAATCTCGCAACCCTATTTTTTTAGAAGTGGATTATTTGCTGATTAGTTATTTGAGAAATATCTTCTTTTTAGACGAGCCTTGCCAGTATGAAGTGCCGATCCATGTCATGATCGAAAGTGACATGTCTGGTCTTTTAATGGAAAAATTCATCCAGCAAATCAATGGCTATTTTAGCTACCTCTACAATTTAAAATTCCATGACGTGTTCGACTGTCACGAGCTGCCGGTGGATGTTCTGCTGACGACGGGCAACATGGCAGAACTCTGCAGGGTCTATCCTGACGCGGAAACAGTCGTCGTTTCTAAAGCATTGTCTATCGTGGATATGTCTCGGATCAATGACGTGTTAGAGGGAGTTTCGGTCAAGAAATACGGGGATGATTGTTGA
- a CDS encoding VOC family protein, translating into MSTMVFANYPVKDVQASTEFYTKLGFTKVEEMSNENSSSMRWDDNFWIMLLSHEFYGLFLKNKEIADVRSQSGALTAFSVESPEVVKKIADAAKANGGDYFAVDMGIPEDQMFSLEITDLDGNQFEPVWMEM; encoded by the coding sequence ATGTCAACGATGGTATTTGCCAATTACCCAGTGAAAGATGTCCAGGCCTCAACGGAATTTTATACGAAATTAGGGTTCACAAAAGTAGAGGAAATGTCGAATGAGAATTCCAGTTCTATGCGATGGGACGACAATTTTTGGATCATGCTGTTGAGCCATGAGTTTTACGGGCTGTTCCTTAAAAACAAAGAAATTGCGGATGTCAGAAGTCAAAGCGGTGCATTGACTGCGTTCTCTGTCGAAAGTCCTGAAGTGGTGAAAAAGATCGCGGATGCAGCGAAAGCGAACGGCGGCGATTATTTTGCGGTAGACATGGGAATCCCAGAAGATCAAATGTTTAGTCTAGAGATCACGGATCTCGATGGCAACCAGTTTGAACCTGTTTGGATGGAGATGTAA
- a CDS encoding CPBP family intramembrane glutamic endopeptidase, which yields MKRKSELWGKLIISWIIVIVLLFIIPAVIPKSLPVAGKLVIQNTIMLIATYLLGKYLLKIRPKFFSGKRFLSQIIVVLPVLLYLAVMVFGTMVNLSKSQGNVASIVLSSAILGLFAALFEELYFRVVMQTTIFRSYTGSQAIYMSVIVTSVLFSLSHLIVNYSPGDASGVLMQTVSTFGSGLYMGALFLRTRNIIWPLLLHGVNDFTSIAASGGSIAPTSSTGGGGILVQLLTTVVFILVALFILRKSKHAEILDQFSENAG from the coding sequence ATGAAGAGAAAGTCAGAGCTATGGGGGAAACTGATCATAAGCTGGATCATTGTCATTGTTTTGTTATTTATTATTCCTGCGGTCATTCCCAAGAGCTTGCCAGTTGCTGGGAAATTGGTGATTCAAAATACGATCATGCTGATTGCTACGTATCTTTTAGGGAAATATTTGTTGAAAATTCGTCCGAAGTTCTTTTCTGGCAAACGATTTTTATCACAGATCATCGTGGTGCTTCCTGTTCTTTTATATTTAGCGGTCATGGTGTTTGGGACAATGGTCAATCTGTCTAAGAGTCAGGGGAATGTGGCGTCGATCGTTCTTAGTTCCGCGATTTTGGGGCTGTTTGCTGCATTATTTGAGGAACTTTATTTCCGAGTGGTCATGCAAACAACGATTTTTCGTTCTTATACGGGCAGTCAAGCGATTTACATGTCTGTGATCGTAACCAGTGTCCTGTTTTCCTTGAGTCATTTGATCGTGAACTATTCACCGGGAGATGCTTCCGGCGTATTGATGCAGACGGTCTCTACCTTCGGCTCAGGATTATACATGGGCGCGTTGTTTTTACGGACAAGAAACATCATCTGGCCGTTATTGCTTCATGGTGTCAATGATTTCACGAGTATTGCTGCGTCTGGAGGCAGCATCGCACCGACGAGTTCCACAGGTGGCGGAGGTATACTGGTACAACTGTTAACGACCGTCGTATTTATCTTAGTGGCGTTATTTATTTTACGAAAAAGCAAGCACGCAGAGATTCTTGATCAGTTCAGTGAGAATGCGGGCTAA
- a CDS encoding BglG family transcription antiterminator → MQKVDQRTRQILLKLIEKPIISSKNLSTHLKLTKVQIDYVITKVNELLAEETLPPVWFDGNYFHLSDDSRLFLVEFFSNDQIYRQYEMDIDERKKYIYLMLFYHTDEYLSVNHFLEVLDIGKTTFINDLKKVEKELESISIQINYDRKNGYTLSGDESLLRYHLMKLVLEDLRSDNGSFLWDYFLFNESSIEKEQTFRQISDELDRYSISLVENRLLEFSYMLIFLLPRLNKEWAEFYDNYSFQTFYQMKEYAFSVSLLKKFSIENKYAVLYICGWMLGMAIGDASEKTPDYSIINELVERIFDRFEQLSGIRFKEKSNVRKQLYSHFRPAYYRLFFHLPIINPLNKKIIQEYPDLFQIVRETMKPIENLFGTRIPDEEISFLTIHFASLINDNDEYQVKRKVGIIVCPNGIGSSAIIYNELKNLFPEMIFIGPIETNEIYKKKQDYDMIFTTVPNIRLFSLKKPVYTVNPIMSIDEKYSLVQEIQNSTRNLSSDYQFEELMSIISKYTKIEDEAVLRKELVRHLRQPKINHAKHKLNEKSEITDLRLSDILSPDYIQLGLATNSWEEAFYVAATPLIEADIVSRRYIDKIIQTTYEEGPYMVISDHVALPHARPEDGVKKVGLGITVLKKPIKILGLTPMKYIFTLAAVDNKKHLSALAELVSLIDQPEFFKMLDHASSSNDAYQWIKKYIYP, encoded by the coding sequence ATGCAAAAAGTTGATCAACGAACACGTCAGATTTTACTCAAGCTGATTGAAAAACCGATTATCTCTTCTAAAAATTTATCCACCCATTTGAAGCTGACGAAAGTTCAAATTGATTATGTCATTACGAAAGTGAATGAATTGTTAGCTGAAGAAACGCTTCCTCCTGTTTGGTTTGATGGAAACTATTTTCACTTATCCGATGACAGTCGTCTATTTTTAGTTGAATTTTTCTCGAATGATCAGATTTATCGTCAATATGAGATGGATATTGACGAACGAAAAAAATACATTTACCTCATGCTTTTTTATCATACTGATGAGTATCTGTCAGTAAATCACTTTTTAGAGGTGCTAGATATAGGGAAGACGACCTTCATAAACGATCTGAAAAAAGTAGAAAAAGAATTGGAATCTATCTCGATCCAAATAAACTATGATCGTAAGAATGGGTATACTTTGTCAGGAGACGAGTCCCTTCTGCGGTATCATCTTATGAAACTAGTGCTGGAAGATTTACGATCGGATAATGGTAGCTTCTTGTGGGACTACTTTCTATTTAACGAAAGCTCAATTGAAAAAGAACAAACCTTTCGCCAGATTTCTGATGAGCTCGATCGCTACTCGATTTCATTAGTTGAAAACCGCCTTCTTGAATTTAGTTATATGCTGATTTTTTTGTTGCCCCGTCTAAACAAAGAATGGGCAGAATTTTATGACAACTATAGCTTTCAAACTTTTTATCAAATGAAAGAATATGCTTTCTCTGTGAGTTTATTAAAAAAATTTTCAATCGAGAATAAGTACGCTGTCTTGTATATTTGTGGTTGGATGCTGGGAATGGCGATTGGAGATGCATCGGAAAAGACACCAGATTATTCCATCATCAATGAACTTGTTGAACGCATCTTTGATCGATTTGAACAATTGTCTGGTATTCGCTTTAAGGAGAAAAGTAACGTAAGAAAGCAGCTGTATAGCCATTTTCGGCCCGCTTATTATCGCCTGTTTTTTCATCTGCCAATTATCAATCCATTAAACAAGAAAATTATTCAAGAATATCCTGACTTGTTTCAGATCGTTAGAGAAACAATGAAACCAATCGAAAATTTATTTGGTACACGGATTCCAGATGAAGAGATATCTTTTTTAACTATCCATTTCGCTTCATTGATCAATGACAACGATGAGTATCAGGTAAAACGAAAGGTTGGAATCATTGTATGTCCGAATGGCATTGGCAGCTCTGCTATTATCTACAATGAATTAAAAAATTTATTTCCTGAAATGATTTTTATAGGACCCATAGAAACCAATGAAATTTATAAAAAGAAGCAAGACTATGATATGATTTTTACTACGGTTCCAAATATACGTCTGTTTTCATTAAAAAAACCAGTTTATACGGTCAATCCTATCATGTCCATCGATGAGAAATATAGTTTGGTTCAAGAAATTCAAAATAGTACAAGAAATCTATCAAGTGATTATCAATTTGAGGAGCTTATGAGCATCATAAGCAAGTATACGAAGATAGAAGACGAAGCTGTGCTGAGAAAGGAACTTGTTCGACATTTAAGACAGCCGAAAATCAATCACGCAAAACACAAATTGAATGAGAAATCAGAAATAACAGATTTACGGTTATCTGATATTCTTTCACCAGATTACATACAGTTAGGACTTGCAACGAATAGTTGGGAAGAAGCATTTTATGTTGCTGCCACTCCATTGATCGAAGCAGACATCGTTAGTCGTCGGTACATTGATAAAATCATTCAGACGACTTATGAAGAAGGACCCTATATGGTGATTTCTGATCATGTCGCTTTGCCTCACGCTCGACCAGAGGACGGAGTAAAAAAAGTGGGGTTAGGAATAACGGTGTTAAAAAAACCAATAAAAATATTAGGCCTGACACCGATGAAATATATCTTTACATTGGCTGCTGTGGACAATAAAAAACACTTATCAGCGTTAGCTGAACTTGTTTCATTGATTGATCAGCCCGAATTTTTCAAAATGCTTGATCACGCTTCTTCAAGTAACGATGCATACCAATGGATTAAAAAATATATTTACCCATAG
- a CDS encoding bifunctional 2-keto-4-hydroxyglutarate aldolase/2-keto-3-deoxy-6-phosphogluconate aldolase: MKKIATLTRINEEKLMAIIRVETIERAEEIVDGCLEGGVSCLEISYTNQNAGTIIEQLKDRYQEKVVIGAGTVLDSETARHAILKGAEFIIAPNFSHAVAKLCNRYQIPYMPGCTSMTEIVEALEAGADMVKAFPTSSFVGPKVVATIKTPMPYVPVLSSGGVTTENVAEWLHSGVDCMGVGTLLSKGSKTEIAENARLLRKKVTESLN; encoded by the coding sequence ATGAAAAAAATAGCGACACTAACGAGAATCAATGAAGAAAAATTGATGGCGATCATTCGGGTAGAAACGATCGAGCGAGCCGAAGAAATTGTTGATGGATGCCTCGAAGGAGGGGTTTCATGCTTAGAAATCAGCTACACGAATCAAAACGCCGGAACCATTATTGAACAGCTAAAGGACCGTTACCAAGAAAAAGTGGTCATTGGTGCGGGAACAGTACTTGACAGTGAGACAGCTCGTCACGCAATATTGAAAGGTGCGGAATTTATTATTGCACCAAACTTCAGCCATGCGGTCGCGAAACTGTGTAATCGATACCAGATTCCATATATGCCGGGTTGCACATCCATGACGGAAATTGTCGAAGCGCTTGAAGCTGGAGCAGATATGGTCAAAGCCTTTCCTACATCCTCCTTTGTCGGTCCCAAAGTAGTAGCCACGATCAAAACACCGATGCCCTATGTTCCTGTGCTCTCCTCAGGTGGCGTAACCACAGAAAATGTTGCGGAGTGGCTGCATTCAGGGGTAGATTGTATGGGCGTAGGAACCCTATTGTCTAAAGGAAGTAAAACAGAAATAGCAGAGAATGCTCGTTTATTGCGGAAAAAGGTAACTGAAAGTTTGAACTAA
- the dapA gene encoding 4-hydroxy-tetrahydrodipicolinate synthase: MKIKGIITAMVTPLSENGINEKATRKLVNKLIDSGIHGLFILGTNGEFYALSEEEKLELVKIVVDEVDGRVPVFAGSGGISTEAVIKLTNQFAALGVDAVSVITPYLIKVSDDELIQHYKKIAENTNLPIILYNIPANTKISISEAVFKELVKIPEIIGIKDSSGQIDTVKMYLTLSERDDFSVLVGSDSLILTALKAGVDGAVAATSNVLTKTDLGIYHAFQNNELEKAKILQESINDFRRILKLATIPSVLKYSLELTGIPVGSPKRPVCDVPVTFDSEIRTTLAQYKEIEGMNDLS; this comes from the coding sequence ATGAAAATAAAAGGGATTATCACAGCGATGGTCACGCCATTGTCAGAAAATGGAATCAATGAAAAAGCAACGCGGAAATTGGTCAACAAATTGATAGACAGTGGCATCCACGGGTTATTTATTTTAGGCACCAATGGAGAATTTTATGCCTTGAGTGAGGAAGAAAAGCTCGAGTTAGTGAAAATAGTGGTGGATGAGGTTGATGGTCGAGTGCCGGTATTTGCAGGTTCTGGAGGGATTTCGACAGAAGCAGTAATCAAATTGACCAATCAATTTGCAGCACTTGGAGTAGACGCCGTATCTGTCATAACGCCTTATTTGATCAAAGTAAGTGATGACGAATTAATTCAGCACTATAAAAAAATCGCCGAGAATACGAACCTGCCGATCATTCTCTATAATATTCCAGCCAATACAAAAATTTCAATCAGTGAAGCTGTCTTCAAAGAGTTGGTAAAAATACCTGAAATCATCGGAATAAAGGACAGCAGCGGTCAAATCGATACAGTCAAAATGTATTTAACGTTGAGTGAACGAGATGATTTTTCAGTTTTAGTTGGGTCAGATTCCTTAATTCTTACGGCTCTGAAAGCAGGAGTAGATGGTGCTGTTGCTGCAACCTCAAACGTTCTAACAAAAACAGATCTAGGAATTTATCACGCGTTTCAAAATAATGAGCTCGAAAAAGCAAAAATTCTACAAGAAAGTATTAATGATTTTCGTAGAATTCTAAAATTAGCTACAATTCCGAGTGTTTTGAAATACAGTCTGGAGTTAACAGGAATACCTGTAGGAAGTCCTAAACGTCCAGTTTGCGATGTGCCGGTAACATTTGACTCCGAGATTCGAACTACACTGGCCCAATACAAAGAAATAGAAGGGATGAACGATTTATCATGA
- a CDS encoding SIS domain-containing protein → MEITTKKLDAYIEVLQPEINEYINRLDKEKVVEACKIISESKRNHGRVHITGVGKPSHVAEYIAALNSSVGTPTYYLDTTEAIHGSAGQVVPGDVVIAISNSGQTEELKRTVESLKRLDAKIIGVSGGENSWLKTHSTVFLLAGVKQEGDDLNKPPRISILAEIIVLQCLSILLQQEEQLDLDKYYQWHPGGALGASIKELKEVDSK, encoded by the coding sequence ATGGAAATTACTACGAAAAAATTGGATGCGTACATTGAGGTCCTTCAACCAGAAATCAACGAATACATCAATCGGTTAGATAAGGAAAAAGTTGTTGAGGCATGTAAAATCATTTCTGAATCAAAAAGAAACCACGGACGAGTTCATATTACAGGTGTAGGAAAACCAAGTCATGTAGCAGAATATATTGCAGCATTGAATTCTTCAGTAGGAACACCTACGTATTATTTGGATACAACAGAAGCAATTCATGGATCAGCTGGGCAGGTTGTTCCTGGAGATGTTGTTATCGCGATCTCCAATAGCGGTCAGACGGAAGAGCTGAAGCGAACGGTTGAATCATTAAAACGATTGGATGCAAAAATTATCGGCGTTAGTGGTGGCGAGAATTCTTGGTTAAAAACGCACTCTACAGTATTTTTGTTAGCCGGCGTTAAGCAAGAAGGAGACGATTTGAACAAACCACCAAGAATCTCGATTTTAGCTGAAATTATTGTTTTGCAATGTTTGTCTATCTTACTGCAACAGGAAGAGCAATTGGATTTAGATAAATATTATCAGTGGCATCCCGGCGGGGCGTTGGGGGCATCTATTAAAGAGTTGAAAGAAGTGGACTCAAAATGA
- a CDS encoding PTS ascorbate transporter subunit IIC, with translation MDFFISFLSTPAVMLGMVAFIGLVAQRKSGTEVLTGTFKTIIGFLVFSAGGSIMTGALQNFNQLFQKGFHIQGVVASPEAATALAQTEFAFVTSCTLIIGFIMNLVIARITPFKNIFFTTGHSLFFACVLSLILKAHHVADVPAIIIGGLLLGFFSAALPELCQPFMRRITNSDATAIGHFNMIGYALSGYIGMLFSKHKDKTTEHINFPKWLSFFRDFLMGVSVVMLILFYVSALKAGRPAVEELAGTQHWLVFPFVQAFTFTAGMSILMTGVRMFLSEITAAFVSISEKFIPNSRPALDVPTVFPFAPTAVIVGFLSSYTAGLIGVFLMVALKFPVVIIPAAHICFFSGGTAGVFGNSTGGWRGAVVGSFVIGLLLAFLPTVLYPLYGTLGIEGSTFPNIDYNVMGIMLDKILSLFGR, from the coding sequence ATGGATTTTTTTATTAGTTTCTTAAGTACACCAGCAGTCATGTTAGGAATGGTGGCATTCATCGGATTGGTTGCTCAAAGAAAGAGCGGGACCGAAGTATTGACGGGCACCTTTAAAACAATTATTGGTTTCTTAGTGTTTAGTGCCGGGGGATCGATTATGACGGGCGCCTTGCAAAACTTTAACCAATTATTTCAAAAAGGGTTCCATATCCAAGGAGTTGTCGCTTCACCTGAAGCGGCTACTGCGTTGGCTCAAACTGAGTTCGCATTTGTTACAAGTTGTACGTTGATCATCGGTTTCATTATGAACCTTGTAATTGCGAGAATCACACCCTTTAAAAATATTTTCTTTACAACCGGACATAGTCTATTTTTCGCGTGCGTACTATCGTTGATCTTAAAAGCGCATCATGTAGCCGATGTTCCAGCAATTATTATTGGCGGGTTATTATTAGGATTCTTCTCAGCAGCTTTGCCAGAGTTATGTCAGCCATTCATGCGCAGAATCACGAACAGCGATGCTACTGCAATTGGTCACTTCAATATGATTGGGTACGCTTTGTCGGGGTACATTGGCATGCTTTTCAGCAAGCATAAAGATAAAACTACGGAACACATCAACTTCCCTAAGTGGTTGTCTTTTTTCCGAGATTTCTTAATGGGTGTTTCAGTTGTCATGTTGATTTTGTTTTATGTATCTGCATTAAAAGCAGGACGTCCGGCTGTTGAAGAATTGGCTGGCACACAACATTGGTTAGTATTCCCATTTGTTCAAGCGTTTACGTTTACGGCGGGGATGTCGATCTTAATGACAGGTGTTCGGATGTTTCTATCAGAGATCACCGCGGCCTTTGTTTCGATCTCTGAAAAATTTATTCCAAATTCACGTCCGGCATTGGATGTGCCCACAGTCTTTCCATTCGCTCCAACAGCGGTAATCGTAGGCTTCTTGTCTTCGTACACCGCGGGATTGATCGGAGTATTTTTAATGGTTGCTCTTAAATTTCCAGTAGTTATCATCCCAGCAGCGCACATCTGCTTCTTTTCAGGCGGAACTGCGGGAGTATTCGGAAACTCCACTGGCGGGTGGCGAGGTGCTGTCGTAGGGTCATTCGTCATCGGATTGCTATTGGCATTTTTACCTACTGTTCTTTATCCACTATACGGCACATTAGGCATTGAAGGATCAACATTCCCGAATATTGATTACAACGTGATGGGAATAATGTTAGACAAAATATTGTCACTATTTGGTAGATAG
- a CDS encoding PTS sugar transporter subunit IIB, producing the protein MYKALVACRAGVGSSLMLKIKVSEVVKMNNFPIEVEHSSLDGVPGFGGQMIITLPDVAEELAQKNLPYKLIGISNIVDKDEIKAKLEAALAELG; encoded by the coding sequence ATGTATAAAGCATTAGTCGCGTGTCGAGCAGGAGTAGGATCAAGTTTGATGCTAAAAATAAAAGTATCGGAAGTTGTTAAAATGAATAATTTTCCTATTGAAGTAGAACATTCGTCATTAGATGGTGTTCCAGGATTTGGTGGGCAAATGATCATTACTTTACCAGATGTTGCAGAAGAACTTGCACAAAAAAATCTACCATACAAATTGATTGGGATCAGTAATATCGTGGACAAAGATGAAATCAAGGCAAAATTAGAGGCAGCCTTAGCTGAATTAGGATAA
- a CDS encoding PTS sugar transporter subunit IIA, translating to MLQEIIEESYIQLDVEAENFEEAIRKSFDPLIENKAVTETYVESVIRIYHETGPYIVITKNIALPHAPVEDGAQKLGLGFVRLKVPVVSGHTTNDPVRYLFPLSAKASNEHIELLSKLADLLSKKSFIEFLQNVSSKEEFVHYFNNQ from the coding sequence ATGTTGCAAGAAATCATCGAAGAATCCTATATTCAATTAGATGTAGAAGCTGAAAATTTTGAAGAGGCGATCAGGAAATCATTTGATCCGTTGATAGAAAACAAGGCGGTTACAGAAACCTATGTAGAGTCAGTTATTCGAATTTATCACGAAACAGGTCCTTATATCGTAATAACTAAAAATATCGCCTTGCCTCACGCTCCAGTAGAAGACGGAGCCCAAAAATTGGGACTAGGTTTTGTAAGACTGAAGGTGCCAGTCGTTTCAGGTCATACAACGAATGATCCTGTCCGATATTTGTTTCCGCTCAGCGCTAAAGCCAGCAATGAGCACATCGAGCTACTGTCAAAATTAGCTGATTTATTGAGTAAAAAAAGTTTCATCGAATTTTTACAAAACGTATCTTCAAAGGAAGAATTCGTTCATTATTTTAACAATCAATAA
- a CDS encoding 6-phospho-beta-glucosidase produces MVFPKGFLWGGATAANQCEGGWNEGGKGESIPDHMRAGGLHKRRVMTEEIDPQGYYPNHEGIDFYHRYKEDIALFAEMGFTVFRLSIAWSRIFPKGDETEPNEEGLAFYDQVFDECRKHGIEPLVTISHFELPYALAENYGGFANRQTIDFFVRYATTLFERYKDKVKYWLTFNEINFGTLPLGGRNLLGILDKEDNEERRYQALHHMFIASALAVKIGHEINPEFNIGCMLAYMTMYPLTCKPEDALANQELVKKLNWFCGDVQVKGKYPYYMKHYFEKQNIHLEFAADDEKILREGTVDFYTFSYYMTSCVTADLDENGDRVGGNLFGGVKNNYLETSEWGWQIDPVGLRFTLNELYDRYEIPLMIVENGLGAVDHVEEDGTIHDSYRIEYFRRHIEEMGKAIEDGVDLIGYTPWGCIDLVSGGTGEMSKRYGFIYVDKNDEGKGTFDRSRKDSFYWYKKVIASNGGELG; encoded by the coding sequence ATGGTATTTCCAAAAGGGTTTTTATGGGGCGGCGCAACGGCTGCCAATCAATGTGAAGGCGGCTGGAATGAAGGCGGCAAAGGCGAGAGTATCCCTGACCATATGCGGGCAGGCGGGCTGCATAAACGACGGGTCATGACAGAGGAGATCGATCCGCAAGGCTATTATCCGAACCATGAGGGTATCGACTTTTATCATCGCTACAAAGAAGACATTGCACTATTTGCGGAGATGGGCTTCACTGTTTTTCGCTTGAGTATCGCCTGGTCACGGATTTTTCCGAAGGGGGACGAGACGGAACCGAATGAAGAGGGACTGGCCTTTTATGATCAGGTTTTTGACGAATGTCGGAAGCATGGGATCGAGCCGTTAGTGACCATTAGTCATTTTGAGCTGCCCTATGCGCTAGCTGAGAATTATGGCGGCTTCGCGAATCGCCAAACGATCGACTTCTTTGTTCGTTATGCGACGACGCTTTTTGAACGATACAAGGACAAGGTCAAATATTGGCTGACCTTCAACGAAATCAATTTTGGGACATTGCCATTAGGCGGGCGCAATCTTTTAGGGATCTTGGACAAGGAAGACAATGAGGAACGCCGTTATCAGGCGCTTCACCATATGTTCATCGCAAGCGCCTTGGCAGTAAAAATCGGGCATGAGATCAATCCAGAATTCAACATTGGGTGCATGCTGGCGTATATGACGATGTACCCGTTGACGTGTAAACCGGAGGACGCATTGGCAAATCAGGAATTGGTTAAAAAGCTAAACTGGTTCTGCGGCGATGTTCAAGTCAAAGGAAAATATCCGTATTATATGAAGCATTATTTTGAAAAGCAGAATATTCATCTGGAATTCGCAGCAGACGATGAAAAGATTTTACGAGAAGGCACGGTCGATTTTTACACATTCTCCTATTATATGACTAGCTGCGTGACGGCAGACCTTGATGAAAACGGAGATCGCGTGGGCGGTAATTTATTCGGCGGCGTGAAGAACAACTATTTGGAAACCAGCGAGTGGGGCTGGCAAATTGATCCTGTCGGTCTGCGCTTCACCTTGAATGAATTGTACGATCGTTATGAGATTCCCTTAATGATCGTGGAAAACGGGCTAGGGGCTGTCGATCACGTGGAAGAAGACGGCACGATCCATGATAGCTATCGCATCGAGTATTTCCGACGCCACATCGAGGAGATGGGTAAAGCGATCGAAGACGGCGTCGATTTGATCGGCTATACGCCTTGGGGCTGCATCGATCTCGTTTCTGGCGGGACAGGCGAAATGTCGAAACGCTACGGCTTCATTTATGTCGATAAAAACGATGAAGGCAAGGGGACTTTTGACCGCAGCCGCAAAGACAGCTTCTATTGGTATAAAAAAGTCATCGCCAGTAATGGGGGAGAGTTGGGGTAG